One segment of Cryptosporangium minutisporangium DNA contains the following:
- a CDS encoding prolyl oligopeptidase family serine peptidase — protein MDSTDTPQDTEAERATSPDGDDPYRWLEDVTGDGPLEWAREHNTGTLAAYAETPRFAEIRDEIREVLDAETRIPYVVRRGDYLYNFWQDAANPRGLWRRTSLEQYRNDKPDWDVILDVDALAEAEGQNWVWHGATFLAPEYDRCLISLSVGGSDADVTREFDPATREFLPDGFTLPEAKSSTGWVDRDTLYVGTDFGPGSLTDSGYPRVVKRWRRGTPLDDAVTVFEGEQADVSVHAWRDQLSGLDFLTRSVDFYHRKRYLLVDDVPVPLDVPDDAEISVHAGYLTVELRTQWEAHPAGALLAIEFDRFRSGDRDFEVLFAPDERSALVSYHWTEHALLVSSLVDVQPRLEVLRPGPSGWTRSPSAPVPEWCSVRVLSTDRYHGDEYLLAVDGYLTAPELHRLVAGVDEPAEVLKRSPARFDPTGMSVNQYFATSGDGTRIPYFVVSPESSGARPTLLNGYGGFEIPLLPGYDGGLGRAWLARGGTYAVANIRGGGEYGPRWHQAALKENRHRAYEDFAAVAADLVTRGITTPERLGVSGGSNGGLLTGNMFTRYPELFGAIVIQVPLLDMRRYHQLLAGASWMAEYGDPDDPAQWEFIRTFSPYHQLAAGRLYPPLLVTTSTRDDRVHPGHARKFVARVEELGYPVDYYENIEGGHGGASNNEQRAFMRALSFAFLWERLGLWEKLA, from the coding sequence GTGGATTCCACCGACACCCCGCAGGACACCGAGGCCGAGAGAGCCACGTCGCCGGATGGTGACGATCCGTACCGCTGGCTGGAGGACGTCACCGGGGACGGCCCGCTCGAGTGGGCTCGCGAGCACAACACCGGGACGCTCGCCGCCTACGCCGAGACGCCCCGCTTCGCCGAGATCCGGGACGAGATCCGCGAGGTCCTCGACGCCGAGACCCGGATCCCCTACGTCGTCCGCCGCGGTGACTACCTCTACAACTTCTGGCAGGACGCCGCCAACCCCCGCGGGCTGTGGCGCCGAACGTCCCTGGAGCAGTACCGCAACGACAAACCCGACTGGGACGTCATTCTCGACGTCGACGCGTTGGCCGAGGCCGAGGGGCAGAACTGGGTCTGGCACGGCGCCACGTTCCTCGCCCCCGAGTACGACCGGTGCCTGATCTCGCTCTCGGTCGGCGGTTCGGACGCGGACGTCACCCGTGAGTTCGACCCGGCAACCAGGGAGTTCCTTCCGGACGGGTTCACGCTGCCGGAGGCCAAGAGCAGCACCGGCTGGGTCGACCGGGACACCCTCTACGTCGGTACCGACTTCGGGCCCGGCTCGCTGACCGACTCCGGGTACCCGCGGGTGGTCAAGCGGTGGCGGCGCGGCACCCCGCTGGACGACGCGGTCACGGTGTTCGAGGGCGAGCAGGCGGACGTCTCGGTGCACGCCTGGCGCGACCAGCTGTCCGGACTGGACTTCCTCACCCGCAGCGTCGACTTCTACCACCGGAAGCGGTACCTGCTGGTAGACGACGTCCCGGTGCCGCTCGACGTCCCGGACGACGCGGAGATCAGCGTCCACGCCGGCTACCTGACAGTCGAGCTGCGCACCCAGTGGGAGGCGCACCCGGCGGGCGCGCTGCTCGCGATCGAGTTCGACCGGTTCCGCTCCGGTGATCGCGACTTCGAGGTGCTGTTCGCCCCGGACGAGCGGTCGGCGCTGGTCTCCTACCACTGGACCGAACACGCCCTGCTGGTCAGCTCGCTGGTCGACGTCCAACCGCGGCTGGAGGTACTGCGGCCCGGGCCGTCCGGCTGGACGCGCAGCCCGTCCGCGCCGGTGCCGGAGTGGTGCAGCGTCCGGGTGCTCTCCACCGACCGGTACCACGGCGACGAGTACCTGCTCGCGGTCGACGGTTACCTCACGGCGCCGGAACTGCACCGGCTGGTCGCCGGGGTGGACGAACCCGCCGAGGTGCTCAAGCGCTCGCCGGCCCGGTTCGACCCGACCGGGATGTCGGTGAACCAGTACTTCGCCACGTCGGGGGACGGAACGCGGATCCCGTACTTCGTGGTCAGCCCGGAGAGCTCCGGAGCCAGGCCGACGTTGCTCAACGGCTACGGCGGCTTCGAGATCCCGCTGCTGCCGGGGTACGACGGCGGCCTCGGACGAGCGTGGTTGGCGCGGGGCGGCACGTACGCGGTCGCGAACATCCGCGGCGGCGGCGAGTACGGGCCGCGCTGGCACCAGGCCGCGTTGAAAGAGAACCGGCACCGCGCGTACGAGGACTTCGCCGCGGTCGCCGCGGACCTCGTCACGCGGGGCATCACGACGCCGGAACGGCTCGGTGTGAGCGGCGGCAGCAACGGCGGCCTGCTGACCGGCAACATGTTCACGCGCTACCCCGAGTTGTTCGGGGCGATCGTGATCCAAGTGCCGCTGCTGGACATGCGGCGCTACCACCAACTGCTGGCCGGGGCGTCCTGGATGGCGGAGTACGGCGACCCGGACGACCCCGCGCAGTGGGAGTTCATCCGCACGTTCTCCCCGTACCACCAGCTGGCCGCCGGACGTTTGTACCCGCCGTTGCTGGTCACGACGTCCACCCGTGACGACCGCGTCCACCCGGGGCACGCCCGCAAGTTCGTCGCCCGGGTGGAGGAACTCGGCTACCCAGTCGACTACTACGAGAACATCGAGGGCGGCCACGGCGGCGCGAGCAACAACGAGCAGCGCGCGTTCATGCGGGCACTGTCGTTCGCCTTCCTCTGGGAGAGGCTCGGTCTCTGGGAAAAGCTCGCCTGA
- a CDS encoding LLM class F420-dependent oxidoreductase translates to MKLRVFTEPQQGADYDTLLAVAKAAEDLGYEAFFRSDHYVAMGDSDGLPGPTDTWITLGALARETSRIRLGTLVTSATFRYPGPLAVAVAQVDRMSGGRVEFGLGSGWFEQEHTAYGIPFPALGERFDRFTEQLEIITGLWETPVGETFSYSGKHYQLVDSPALPKPAQSPRPPIVIGGQGKKRTPNLTARFADEFNVPFSSVEATGAQFDVVRAACQDVGRDPKDLVFSAAQVICCGRDEAEIARRAAAIGRDVDELRENGACGTPDQVAAKLRQYADLGAGRAYLQFLDLSDLDHLALVANEVAPQLA, encoded by the coding sequence ATGAAGTTGCGCGTATTCACTGAACCTCAGCAAGGCGCCGACTACGACACGCTGCTCGCGGTCGCCAAAGCGGCCGAAGACCTCGGGTACGAGGCGTTCTTCCGCTCCGACCACTACGTCGCGATGGGCGACAGCGACGGTCTGCCGGGCCCCACCGACACCTGGATCACCCTCGGCGCGCTCGCCCGCGAGACGTCCCGCATCCGGTTGGGCACGCTCGTGACGTCCGCGACGTTCCGGTACCCGGGGCCGCTGGCGGTCGCGGTGGCGCAGGTCGACCGGATGAGTGGTGGTCGGGTCGAGTTCGGCCTCGGTTCCGGCTGGTTCGAGCAGGAGCACACCGCGTACGGGATCCCGTTCCCGGCGCTGGGCGAGCGGTTCGACCGGTTCACCGAGCAGCTGGAGATCATCACCGGGCTGTGGGAGACGCCGGTCGGCGAGACGTTCTCCTACAGCGGTAAGCACTACCAGCTCGTCGACTCGCCGGCGCTGCCCAAGCCGGCGCAGAGCCCGCGGCCCCCGATCGTCATCGGTGGTCAGGGCAAGAAGCGGACGCCGAATCTGACCGCCCGGTTCGCGGACGAGTTCAACGTGCCGTTCTCGTCGGTCGAGGCCACCGGCGCACAGTTCGACGTCGTCCGGGCGGCCTGCCAGGACGTCGGGCGGGACCCGAAGGACCTGGTGTTCTCGGCGGCGCAGGTCATCTGCTGCGGACGCGACGAGGCGGAGATCGCCCGCCGCGCCGCGGCGATCGGCCGGGACGTCGACGAGCTGCGGGAGAACGGCGCGTGCGGCACCCCGGACCAGGTCGCGGCCAAGCTCCGGCAGTACGCCGACCTCGGCGCCGGGCGGGCGTACCTGCAGTTCCTCGACCTGTCCGACCTCGACCACCTCGCGCTGGTCGCGAACGAGGTCGCGCCGCAGCTCGCCTGA
- a CDS encoding response regulator transcription factor — translation MAERQAAAPEARLLVVDDEPNIVELLDTSLSYAGFEVVTATTGREAVAATSEFTPDLIVLDVMLPDMDGFEVLRLLRGTGAKIPVLFLTARDGTDDKISGLTLGADDYVTKPFSLGEVLARVRAVLRRTAEAPVAVLERASGDTSARSTFADIEVDRETHEVWKAGKQVTLSPTEFRLLQYFLDNPGKALSKATILDHVWHYDFGRDSNIVESYVSYLRKKVDTTQPRLIHTIRGVGYALRVPRS, via the coding sequence ATGGCCGAACGCCAGGCTGCGGCACCCGAAGCCCGGTTGCTGGTCGTCGACGACGAACCGAACATCGTCGAGTTGCTCGACACCAGCCTCAGCTACGCCGGCTTCGAGGTCGTGACCGCGACCACCGGACGGGAGGCCGTGGCGGCTACCAGCGAGTTCACGCCGGATCTGATCGTTCTGGACGTGATGCTGCCGGACATGGACGGGTTCGAGGTCCTGCGCCTCCTCCGCGGCACGGGCGCGAAGATCCCTGTTCTGTTCCTGACCGCCCGCGACGGCACGGACGACAAGATCAGCGGCCTGACGCTCGGCGCCGACGACTACGTCACCAAGCCGTTCAGCCTCGGCGAGGTCCTGGCGCGGGTCCGCGCGGTGCTCCGGCGGACGGCGGAGGCGCCGGTGGCCGTCCTCGAGCGGGCGAGCGGTGACACGTCGGCGCGGTCGACGTTCGCGGACATCGAGGTCGACCGGGAGACCCATGAGGTCTGGAAGGCCGGCAAGCAGGTGACGCTGTCGCCGACCGAGTTCCGTCTCCTCCAGTACTTCCTCGACAACCCCGGCAAGGCCCTGTCGAAGGCGACGATCCTCGATCACGTCTGGCATTACGACTTCGGGCGCGACTCGAACATCGTCGAGTCGTACGTTTCGTACCTACGCAAGAAAGTCGACACCACCCAGCCGCGGTTGATCCATACGATCCGCGGTGTCGGATACGCGCTGCGAGTGCCACGGAGTTGA
- a CDS encoding HAMP domain-containing sensor histidine kinase — MDADDDVESGTPGREPRPSGATSRGRGRVQGVLAAAKAAPDLLPLGVKLVAALVTLLSIALVVTGITGTVALRGYLIDRLDHQIRGIAGRYSHNPPDPSSGGVNNDRDEDETSIFLRYQPPDDEPVVRLSRPSGSNQTPPELPTLDAATVERLDENIFTAEPTGAGHHWRVLVRHLSDDDGEDGGTLVLAISFDEIDDTVTRLIMIDAGTGAVTLFALAGLGWAMVRSSLRRLREVETIAAAIADGDMGQRVRPGAERTEVGRLAKALNSMLEQIETAFAAREASEASARASEERMRRFVADASHELRTPLTSIRGFAELYRQGAVPDDRVAVDRVMEKIEAEALRMGLLVDDLMLLARLDQQRPIELRPVDLLPLAVDAVEGARIVTSTHPISLRVDSDVPLTVVGDGPRLRQVLDNLLSNATIHTPPGTPVEVRLGVEGTHAVVAVVDSGPGLAPDQAERVFERFYRTDPARGRAHGGSGLGLSIVAALVAAHGGRVRVETAPGQGASFQVQLPLEGTTTPVGTAADANPAANGALASGTSG; from the coding sequence ATGGACGCCGACGACGACGTCGAGTCCGGCACTCCCGGGCGTGAGCCACGGCCCTCGGGTGCTACCAGCCGGGGCCGGGGCAGGGTCCAGGGCGTGCTGGCCGCTGCGAAGGCGGCACCCGACCTGCTGCCGCTCGGCGTCAAGTTGGTCGCGGCGCTGGTCACCCTGCTCTCGATCGCGCTGGTCGTCACCGGCATCACGGGAACGGTCGCGCTGCGCGGGTACCTCATCGACCGCCTCGACCACCAGATCCGGGGCATCGCCGGCCGGTACAGCCACAACCCGCCGGACCCGTCGAGCGGGGGCGTGAACAACGACAGGGACGAGGACGAGACCAGCATCTTCCTCCGCTACCAGCCGCCCGACGACGAGCCGGTCGTCCGGCTGAGCCGGCCCAGCGGGAGCAACCAGACCCCGCCCGAGCTGCCCACCTTGGACGCCGCGACCGTCGAGCGGCTCGACGAGAACATCTTCACCGCCGAGCCCACCGGCGCCGGCCACCACTGGCGCGTCCTGGTCCGCCACCTGTCCGACGACGACGGGGAGGACGGGGGCACGCTCGTCCTCGCGATCAGCTTCGACGAGATCGACGACACCGTCACGCGGCTGATCATGATCGACGCCGGTACCGGAGCGGTGACGCTGTTCGCCCTGGCCGGCCTCGGCTGGGCGATGGTGCGGTCGAGTCTCCGCCGGCTCCGCGAGGTGGAGACGATCGCCGCCGCCATCGCCGACGGCGACATGGGCCAGCGCGTCCGACCAGGGGCTGAACGCACCGAGGTCGGACGCCTGGCGAAGGCGCTGAACTCGATGCTCGAACAGATCGAGACGGCGTTCGCCGCGCGGGAGGCGTCCGAGGCGAGTGCCCGGGCGTCCGAGGAGCGCATGCGCCGCTTCGTCGCGGACGCGAGTCACGAACTCCGCACGCCGCTGACCTCGATCCGCGGGTTCGCCGAGCTGTACCGGCAGGGCGCGGTCCCCGACGACCGGGTCGCCGTCGATCGGGTGATGGAGAAGATCGAAGCCGAGGCGCTCCGGATGGGGCTGCTCGTCGACGACCTGATGCTGCTGGCACGCCTGGACCAGCAGCGTCCGATCGAGCTCCGGCCGGTCGACCTGCTGCCGCTCGCCGTCGACGCGGTGGAGGGGGCGCGGATCGTCACGTCCACGCATCCCATCTCGCTGCGGGTCGACAGCGACGTGCCGCTGACCGTGGTCGGGGACGGTCCGCGGCTCCGCCAGGTGCTGGACAACCTGCTGTCCAACGCCACCATCCACACTCCGCCCGGCACGCCGGTGGAGGTCCGGCTCGGAGTCGAGGGCACCCACGCCGTCGTGGCCGTGGTCGACTCCGGCCCCGGCCTCGCCCCGGACCAGGCCGAGCGGGTGTTCGAACGGTTCTACCGGACGGATCCGGCGCGCGGCCGTGCGCACGGAGGGTCCGGGCTCGGGCTCTCGATCGTCGCGGCGCTGGTGGCGGCGCACGGCGGCAGGGTGCGGGTCGAGACCGCTCCCGGTCAGGGCGCGAGCTTCCAGGTGCAGCTGCCGCTGGAGGGCACGACGACCCCCGTCGGGACGGCCGCGGACGCGAACCCGGCGGCGAACGGTGCGCTGGCCTCGGGCACGAGCGGGTAG
- a CDS encoding aldo/keto reductase — MSAQTAHDNTPQLVLGAMNFGTKQDEATSFDLLDRFVDAGGEWIDTANCYAFWLDPSQVGGQSEELLGRWFARRPGVRDRIKLSTKMRQQPTVPGRWPESAEGLSAPAIRSAIEHSLRRLRTDRVDLYWAHADDRTVPQEESVEAFGELVKNGLVARLGASNHAAWRVERARQIAANRGLAGYTALQLRYTYLQARPNAVVPDAGHQLANDGDLDYVRTDPELTLWAYTSQLSGAYARNDRPVPEIYRHPGTDRRLAALAEAAAETGATPNQLVLAWLLAGGVSPIIGVSTPAQLDEAMGARSVGLTSEQWSRMDAVN; from the coding sequence ATGAGCGCGCAGACCGCGCACGACAACACGCCCCAGCTGGTGCTCGGTGCGATGAACTTCGGCACCAAGCAGGACGAGGCCACGTCGTTCGATCTTCTCGACCGCTTCGTCGACGCAGGTGGCGAGTGGATCGATACCGCGAACTGTTACGCGTTCTGGCTGGACCCGAGCCAGGTCGGCGGCCAGTCCGAGGAGCTGCTCGGTCGCTGGTTCGCCCGCCGGCCCGGCGTCCGGGACCGAATCAAGCTCAGCACGAAGATGCGACAGCAACCGACCGTGCCCGGCCGATGGCCGGAGTCGGCCGAGGGCCTGTCTGCACCGGCCATCCGCTCGGCGATCGAGCACAGCCTGCGCCGGCTCCGGACCGATCGCGTCGACCTCTACTGGGCGCACGCGGACGACCGGACCGTGCCGCAGGAGGAGAGCGTCGAGGCGTTCGGGGAGCTCGTGAAGAACGGCCTGGTCGCGCGGCTCGGCGCGTCCAACCACGCGGCCTGGCGGGTCGAGCGGGCGCGGCAGATCGCGGCGAACCGTGGCCTGGCGGGCTACACCGCGCTGCAGCTCCGGTACACCTATCTCCAGGCCCGGCCGAACGCCGTGGTGCCGGACGCCGGGCACCAGCTGGCCAACGACGGCGACCTGGACTACGTCCGCACCGACCCGGAGCTGACGCTCTGGGCGTACACCTCGCAGCTCAGCGGCGCGTACGCGCGGAACGACCGGCCGGTTCCGGAGATCTACCGGCACCCCGGCACGGACCGTCGGCTGGCGGCGCTCGCCGAGGCGGCAGCCGAGACCGGGGCGACGCCGAACCAGCTGGTTCTCGCGTGGCTGCTGGCCGGCGGTGTCTCGCCGATCATCGGGGTCAGCACCCCGGCGCAGCTCGACGAGGCGATGGGCGCGCGGTCGGTCGGGCTCACGTCCGAGCAGTGGAGCCGGATGGACGCGGTGAACTGA
- a CDS encoding MerR family transcriptional regulator has translation MQRYSPSQVAEMTGFSLDTLRYYDKIGLLDELARTPGGQRIFTEDDVAWLGILRCLRDTGMPIAQMQRYARLARDGDETLAERIAVLEEHDRAVEEQIARLRAQQAHIRSKVDYYRSELAARQPADAQATA, from the coding sequence ATGCAGCGCTACTCCCCGAGCCAGGTCGCCGAGATGACCGGGTTCAGCCTCGACACCCTGCGCTATTACGACAAGATCGGCCTGCTCGACGAGCTCGCCCGGACGCCGGGCGGTCAGCGGATCTTCACCGAGGACGACGTCGCCTGGCTGGGCATCTTGCGGTGCCTGCGCGATACCGGCATGCCGATCGCCCAGATGCAACGCTACGCCCGGCTCGCCCGCGACGGCGACGAGACGCTCGCCGAGCGGATCGCCGTGCTGGAAGAGCACGACCGCGCGGTCGAGGAGCAGATCGCTCGCCTCCGGGCCCAGCAGGCGCACATCCGCAGCAAGGTCGACTACTACCGGTCGGAGCTCGCCGCGCGGCAGCCGGCGGACGCCCAAGCCACCGCCTGA
- a CDS encoding decaprenyl-phosphate phosphoribosyltransferase encodes MRETATAAGAEGGTPADPEVTRSSDAAAVTETSRPPGAVALAPADADAAADAVEVTETDAPGPPTSGLRLGRRSWAFAQSLRPRQWIKNVLVFAAPLAAGRLWDLSVLVDTMVALAAFVAASAGGYLINDARDIERDRAHPSKRRRPIARGDVPLSLAYVAGVVLLLSAVSVPALLGYGELAICVGVYVVCTTLYSNWLKHEPVVDLALVAAGFLLRSMAGGLAADIPLSRWFLIVAAFGSLFMVAGKRYSEIVTLGDDQGTRPSLREYSASYLRFVWSTSAGVVIAAYCLWAFEVADDRAGETTAPWTSLSIAPLVLGLLKYARDIDRGHTGEPEEIVLRDKVLLALGGAWLVLFGLGVLHV; translated from the coding sequence GTGAGGGAGACGGCCACGGCCGCGGGTGCCGAGGGCGGCACGCCGGCCGATCCGGAAGTCACCAGATCGAGCGACGCCGCTGCCGTGACGGAAACGTCCCGTCCCCCCGGCGCCGTCGCACTGGCGCCCGCCGACGCGGACGCTGCGGCCGACGCGGTGGAAGTGACGGAGACCGACGCACCCGGCCCGCCGACGAGCGGGCTACGGCTCGGACGCCGGAGTTGGGCGTTCGCGCAGTCGCTCCGCCCGCGACAGTGGATCAAGAACGTCCTGGTGTTCGCCGCGCCGCTCGCGGCCGGACGGCTCTGGGACCTGTCGGTTCTCGTCGACACGATGGTCGCGCTCGCGGCGTTCGTGGCCGCGTCCGCCGGCGGTTACCTGATCAACGACGCGCGCGACATCGAGCGCGACCGCGCCCACCCGAGCAAGCGCCGTCGGCCGATCGCCCGGGGTGACGTGCCGCTCTCGCTCGCGTACGTGGCCGGCGTCGTGTTGCTGCTGAGCGCGGTCAGCGTCCCGGCGCTCCTGGGCTACGGCGAGCTGGCGATCTGCGTCGGCGTCTACGTGGTCTGCACGACGCTCTACAGCAACTGGCTGAAGCACGAGCCGGTCGTCGACCTGGCGCTGGTCGCCGCGGGGTTCCTGCTGCGATCGATGGCCGGGGGTCTGGCCGCGGACATCCCGCTGTCGCGGTGGTTCCTGATCGTGGCCGCGTTCGGAAGCCTGTTCATGGTGGCCGGCAAGCGGTACTCGGAGATCGTGACGCTCGGCGACGACCAGGGCACGCGTCCGTCGCTGCGTGAGTACTCGGCCAGTTACCTGCGGTTCGTCTGGAGCACCTCGGCGGGCGTGGTGATCGCCGCGTACTGCCTGTGGGCGTTCGAGGTCGCGGACGACCGGGCCGGCGAGACGACGGCGCCGTGGACGTCGCTGTCGATCGCCCCCCTGGTGTTGGGGTTGTTGAAGTACGCCCGGGACATCGACCGCGGGCACACCGGTGAGCCGGAGGAGATCGTGTTACGGGACAAGGTGCTGCTGGCACTCGGTGGAGCGTGGTTGGTGCTGTTCGGGCTGGGTGTGCTGCATGTCTGA
- a CDS encoding decaprenylphospho-beta-D-erythro-pentofuranosid-2-ulose 2-reductase: MINALGSPQSLLLLGGTSEIGLALAHKLIADRCRRVVLAGRPSHRLDEAADELRAAGAQVDVVPFDAEDADSHPTVVEKAFVEDIDLAVVAFGVLGDQSEAERSGTHAVKIAATNYVGALSVTVPVSQAMQRQGHGAIVVLSSVAGERPRKANFVYGSSKAGLDAFATGLGDALQGTGVHVLVVRPGFVRTKMTAHLEPAPLSTTPEQVADAIVQGLRRRKETIWVPGAMRFVMSALRHVPRPLFRKLPV; encoded by the coding sequence GTGATCAACGCCCTGGGCTCGCCGCAGTCCCTGCTGCTGCTCGGTGGTACCTCGGAGATCGGGTTGGCGCTCGCGCACAAGCTGATCGCCGACCGCTGCCGCCGAGTCGTGCTGGCCGGCCGCCCGTCGCACCGGCTGGACGAGGCCGCCGACGAACTGCGGGCCGCCGGTGCGCAGGTCGACGTCGTCCCGTTCGATGCCGAGGACGCCGACTCCCACCCGACCGTGGTGGAGAAGGCGTTCGTCGAGGACATCGACCTCGCCGTCGTCGCGTTCGGCGTCCTGGGAGACCAGTCCGAGGCGGAGCGCAGTGGAACCCACGCGGTCAAGATCGCGGCGACGAACTACGTCGGCGCGCTGTCGGTGACCGTGCCGGTCTCGCAGGCCATGCAGCGGCAGGGGCACGGCGCGATCGTCGTGCTCTCCAGCGTCGCCGGCGAGCGCCCCCGGAAGGCGAACTTCGTTTACGGCTCCTCCAAAGCGGGGCTGGATGCGTTCGCGACCGGGTTGGGCGACGCCTTGCAGGGCACCGGCGTCCACGTGCTGGTCGTCCGCCCGGGCTTCGTCCGGACGAAGATGACCGCGCACCTGGAGCCAGCTCCACTCTCGACCACTCCGGAGCAGGTCGCGGACGCGATCGTCCAGGGCCTGCGCCGTCGCAAGGAGACGATCTGGGTGCCCGGAGCGATGCGGTTCGTGATGAGCGCACTGCGTCACGTCCCGCGTCCGCTCTTCCGGAAGCTCCCGGTCTGA
- a CDS encoding FAD-binding protein yields the protein MWQGGPVTTERRLLAGWGSTAPTAADVMSPASLDEVVKAVGDAPARGVLPRGLGRSYGDAAQNAGGLVVDLTGCTRVRRFDVEAGVIDVEAGLSLHTLMRQVLPFGWFVPVTPGTRYVTVGGAIGADIHGKNHHVEGTFAQHVRSIDLLLASGEVRTVTPDDDPDVFWATAGGMGLTGIVLAATIQLLPVETSLMSVDTERAANLDALLDRLATTDDRYRYSVAWIDLLARGARMGRSVITRGDHARLDQLPRRKRVEPFAFSPHPLASMPAGIVPPGLLNKATVAAFNELWYRKAPADKRGQLQSIAAFFHPLDLVDRWNRIYGRPGLVQYQFTVPYGAEDVVRTAVDRLSAAGSPAFLAVLKRFGAGNPGPLSFPSPGWTLALDLPTNMSGLARLLDDLDELVVGAGGRIYLAKDSRLRPELLPAMYPRLDEWRDVRSRLDPAGTFASDLSRRLDL from the coding sequence ATGTGGCAGGGTGGCCCGGTGACTACTGAGCGGCGACTACTGGCCGGTTGGGGCTCCACCGCCCCGACCGCAGCGGACGTGATGTCTCCCGCGTCTCTCGACGAGGTGGTCAAGGCAGTCGGCGACGCCCCGGCCAGGGGCGTCCTCCCCCGAGGCCTGGGCCGCAGCTACGGCGACGCGGCTCAGAATGCCGGCGGCCTCGTCGTCGACCTCACCGGCTGTACCCGGGTGCGCCGGTTCGACGTCGAGGCCGGTGTCATCGACGTCGAGGCCGGACTGAGCCTGCACACGCTGATGCGTCAGGTGCTGCCGTTCGGGTGGTTCGTCCCGGTCACCCCCGGCACCCGGTACGTGACCGTCGGCGGCGCGATCGGCGCCGACATCCACGGGAAGAACCACCACGTGGAGGGCACGTTCGCCCAGCACGTACGGAGTATCGACCTGCTGCTCGCCTCGGGCGAGGTCCGCACCGTGACGCCCGACGACGACCCGGACGTGTTCTGGGCGACCGCGGGCGGCATGGGCCTGACCGGGATCGTGCTCGCCGCCACGATCCAGCTGCTGCCGGTCGAGACCAGCTTGATGTCGGTGGACACCGAGCGAGCCGCCAATCTCGACGCGTTGCTCGACCGCCTCGCGACCACCGACGACCGGTACCGCTACTCGGTCGCCTGGATCGACCTGCTGGCCCGTGGCGCCCGGATGGGTCGCTCGGTGATCACCCGCGGGGACCACGCGCGGCTCGACCAGCTCCCACGCCGGAAGCGCGTGGAGCCGTTCGCGTTCAGCCCGCACCCGCTGGCGTCGATGCCGGCCGGCATCGTCCCGCCAGGGCTGCTGAACAAAGCGACGGTCGCCGCGTTCAACGAGCTCTGGTACCGCAAAGCCCCGGCCGACAAGCGCGGCCAGCTGCAGAGCATCGCCGCGTTCTTCCACCCGCTCGACCTGGTCGACCGCTGGAACCGGATCTACGGCCGCCCCGGCCTGGTGCAGTACCAGTTCACGGTCCCGTACGGCGCGGAGGACGTCGTCCGGACCGCCGTCGACCGGCTGAGCGCCGCCGGCTCCCCCGCGTTCCTCGCCGTGCTCAAGCGGTTCGGAGCCGGGAACCCGGGCCCGCTCTCGTTCCCCAGTCCCGGCTGGACGCTCGCGCTCGACCTGCCGACGAACATGTCCGGCTTGGCGCGGCTGCTGGACGACCTGGACGAGCTGGTCGTCGGTGCCGGGGGCCGGATCTACCTGGCGAAGGACTCACGGCTGCGGCCGGAACTGCTACCCGCGATGTACCCCCGGCTGGACGAGTGGCGAGACGTCCGCTCCCGGCTCGACCCGGCGGGTACTTTCGCGTCCGATCTGTCGAGGAGGCTGGACCTGTGA